In one Thermosipho ferrireducens genomic region, the following are encoded:
- the pyrH gene encoding UMP kinase produces MYKRVLLKLSGEVLSGEGEKGFNYERVKYLIEELKSILEYGTNVGIVIGAGNLFRGREMEELSPTIADQIGMLGTVINALYLKDIFEKENVKTVVVSQVSTLPSIRPIHYDDINLYFDAGYVVIFAGGTSNPFFTTDTAAALRAVEMKAEILIKGTKVSGIYDKDPKIYNDAVLYEKLTYDEAIDKNLKIMDTEAFSICRRYSMKILVMNFFKKRNLLYAIRGENVGTLVVPSEL; encoded by the coding sequence ATGTACAAACGGGTGCTTTTAAAATTAAGTGGAGAAGTTCTCAGTGGAGAAGGAGAAAAGGGATTTAACTATGAGAGGGTAAAATATTTAATAGAAGAGTTAAAAAGTATACTGGAATATGGAACTAACGTAGGTATCGTTATAGGAGCAGGGAATTTGTTTAGAGGTCGTGAGATGGAAGAACTTTCTCCGACAATAGCTGATCAAATAGGTATGTTAGGAACGGTTATTAATGCTCTTTATTTAAAAGATATTTTTGAGAAAGAAAATGTAAAAACAGTGGTTGTTTCTCAGGTTTCCACACTACCTTCTATAAGGCCAATTCATTACGATGATATAAATCTTTATTTTGACGCGGGATACGTTGTTATTTTTGCTGGTGGAACGAGTAATCCTTTTTTTACCACGGATACAGCGGCGGCTTTGAGAGCGGTGGAAATGAAAGCGGAAATATTAATTAAAGGAACAAAGGTTTCGGGAATCTATGATAAAGATCCTAAAATATATAACGATGCGGTTTTATATGAGAAATTAACCTACGATGAAGCCATAGATAAAAATTTGAAAATAATGGACACAGAAGCTTTTTCTATTTGCAGAAGGTATTCCATGAAAATTCTGGTGATGAACTTCTTTAAAAAGAGGAATCTTCTTTATGCAATAAGAGGCGAAAATGTTGGGACGCTTGTTGTCCCGAGTGAGTTATAA